The Ensifer adhaerens genome contains a region encoding:
- a CDS encoding ABC transporter ATP-binding protein has product MGSITLSKVSKVFGAHAVIPSIDLDINNGEFVVFVGPSGCGKSTLLRLIAGLEDVSDGDIVIDGKNATELPPAQRGLSMVFQSYALYPHMSVRSNIAFPLKMAGEDKAVIDKKVSDAARVLNLTDYLDRKPRQLSGGQRQRVAIGRAIVRQPKAFLFDEPLSNLDAALRVNMRLEISQLHQDLKTTMIYVTHDQVEAMTMADKIVVLNRGRIEQVGSPLDLYHKPDNLFVAGFIGSPRMNIVSGAAASAYQAHTMGIRPEHLALSKESGTWQGTVGVAEHLGSDTFLHVNVDNVGTVTARVSGDFAVTHGDRVFLTPDPQRVHRFDEKGLAVR; this is encoded by the coding sequence ATGGGAAGCATTACACTCAGCAAGGTTTCGAAGGTCTTCGGCGCCCATGCCGTCATCCCCTCGATCGACCTCGACATCAACAATGGCGAGTTCGTCGTCTTCGTCGGACCGTCCGGTTGCGGGAAGTCGACGCTGCTCCGGCTGATTGCCGGCCTCGAAGACGTCAGTGACGGCGACATCGTCATCGACGGCAAGAACGCCACCGAACTGCCACCGGCACAGCGCGGCCTGTCGATGGTGTTCCAGTCCTATGCGCTCTATCCGCATATGAGCGTGCGTTCCAACATCGCCTTTCCCCTGAAAATGGCGGGCGAGGACAAGGCCGTCATCGACAAGAAGGTGTCGGATGCAGCCCGCGTGTTGAACCTCACCGACTATCTCGACCGCAAGCCGCGCCAGCTTTCGGGCGGCCAGCGCCAGCGCGTCGCGATCGGCCGAGCGATCGTGCGCCAGCCGAAGGCGTTCCTGTTCGACGAGCCGCTGTCGAACCTCGACGCGGCGCTGCGCGTCAACATGCGGCTTGAAATCAGCCAACTGCACCAGGACCTGAAGACGACGATGATCTACGTCACCCACGACCAGGTGGAGGCGATGACCATGGCCGACAAGATCGTGGTGCTCAATCGTGGTCGCATCGAGCAGGTCGGCTCGCCCCTCGACCTCTACCACAAGCCGGACAACCTGTTCGTCGCCGGCTTCATCGGCTCGCCGCGCATGAACATCGTCAGCGGTGCGGCGGCTTCCGCCTATCAGGCGCACACGATGGGCATTCGGCCTGAACATCTGGCGCTTTCGAAGGAAAGCGGAACCTGGCAGGGCACGGTCGGTGTCGCCGAGCATCTCGGCTCCGACACCTTCCTGCACGTCAATGTCGACAATGTCGGCACGGTGACGGCGCGGGTCAGCGGCGATTTCGCCGTGACCCATGGTGACCGGGTCTTCCTGACGCCCGATCCGCAGCGCGTCCACAGGTTCGACGAAAAGGGGCTGGCGGTTCGATGA
- a CDS encoding sugar-binding transcriptional regulator, giving the protein MARRGEANNRLDDAARAGWLYYVAGRTQDEIATVMGISRQSAQRLVSLAMSERLIKVRLDHPIAACLEAAAGLRDKYGLKHVEVVPSDPGSTSTTVGIAEAGAAEIERWLKSSEPQVLAIGTGRTLKAAVDQLPPMECPQHRIVSLTGNIGLDGSAAYYNVIFSMADAVKARHFPMPLPVLAASAEEREVLHSQSLVQVALKLGAEANVAFVGVGELGPDAPLCQDGFLAQDEMAGLTKAGAAGEICGWMFDHDGALLSGSFNERVASVPLPPRDRASVIGLAKGQRKYEALRAAVKGGIINGLITDEATAIYLLNA; this is encoded by the coding sequence GGCTTGACGATGCTGCCCGGGCGGGCTGGTTATACTATGTCGCTGGCCGCACCCAGGATGAGATCGCCACCGTCATGGGAATCTCGCGCCAGTCGGCGCAGCGGTTGGTTTCGCTCGCCATGTCCGAGCGGCTGATCAAGGTTCGGCTCGACCATCCGATTGCCGCCTGCCTCGAGGCGGCCGCAGGTCTTCGCGACAAATACGGACTGAAACATGTGGAGGTGGTGCCGAGCGATCCCGGCTCGACCTCGACGACCGTTGGCATCGCGGAAGCCGGGGCGGCCGAGATCGAGCGCTGGCTGAAATCGTCCGAGCCGCAGGTGCTGGCGATCGGTACCGGGCGCACGCTGAAAGCGGCGGTCGATCAGTTGCCGCCGATGGAATGTCCGCAGCACCGCATCGTGTCGCTCACGGGCAATATCGGCCTCGACGGTTCGGCCGCCTATTACAACGTCATCTTCAGCATGGCCGATGCGGTCAAGGCCCGGCATTTTCCGATGCCGCTGCCGGTGCTCGCCGCTTCGGCCGAGGAGCGGGAGGTGCTGCACAGCCAGAGCCTGGTGCAGGTGGCTCTGAAGCTAGGCGCCGAAGCCAATGTCGCCTTCGTCGGCGTCGGCGAGCTCGGCCCGGACGCGCCGCTCTGCCAGGACGGGTTCCTCGCCCAGGACGAGATGGCCGGTCTGACCAAGGCGGGTGCCGCGGGCGAGATCTGTGGCTGGATGTTCGATCATGATGGCGCGTTGCTCTCGGGCAGCTTCAACGAGCGCGTCGCCTCCGTTCCCTTGCCGCCGCGCGACCGGGCGTCTGTCATCGGACTTGCCAAGGGGCAGCGCAAATATGAGGCGCTGCGGGCGGCCGTAAAGGGCGGCATTATCAACGGCCTTATCACCGATGAGGCGACGGCGATCTATCTGCTCAACGCATGA
- a CDS encoding L-iditol 2-dehydrogenase, with product MKRLDGKSALITGSARGIGRAFAEAYIREGATVAIADINIERARETASEIGAGAYAVEMDVTQQASIDEAIAAVVRQAGGLDILVNNAALFDLAPIVEISRQSYDRLFAINVSGTLFTMQAAARQMIDQGRGGKIINMASQAGRRGEALVAVYCATKAAVISLTQSAGLGLIKHGINVNAIAPGVVDGEHWDGVDALFAKYENRPRGEKKKLVGAEVPFGRMGTAEDLTGMAIFLASAESDYVVSQTYNVDGGNWMS from the coding sequence ATGAAGAGGCTCGACGGGAAGAGCGCGCTGATCACCGGATCTGCGCGAGGGATCGGTCGTGCCTTCGCGGAGGCCTATATCCGCGAGGGCGCCACGGTCGCGATCGCCGACATCAACATCGAGCGGGCGCGTGAGACAGCGTCCGAGATCGGCGCCGGCGCCTATGCGGTGGAGATGGACGTGACCCAACAGGCGTCGATCGACGAGGCGATCGCCGCCGTCGTCCGGCAGGCGGGTGGGCTCGACATTCTCGTCAACAATGCCGCGCTCTTCGACCTTGCGCCGATCGTCGAGATCAGCCGTCAGAGCTACGACCGGCTGTTTGCGATCAACGTATCGGGCACGCTGTTCACGATGCAGGCCGCAGCCAGGCAGATGATCGATCAGGGCAGGGGCGGCAAGATCATCAACATGGCAAGCCAGGCAGGCAGGCGCGGCGAGGCGCTGGTCGCCGTCTATTGCGCCACCAAGGCGGCGGTCATCAGTCTCACCCAGTCGGCCGGCCTCGGCCTCATCAAGCACGGCATCAACGTCAACGCGATCGCGCCCGGCGTGGTCGATGGCGAACACTGGGACGGCGTCGATGCGCTGTTTGCCAAATACGAGAACCGCCCGCGCGGCGAAAAGAAGAAGCTCGTTGGCGCCGAGGTGCCCTTCGGCCGGATGGGAACGGCAGAGGACCTGACGGGCATGGCGATCTTCCTCGCGTCAGCCGAGAGCGACTACGTCGTCTCGCAGACCTACAACGTCGATGGCGGCAATTGGATGAGCTGA
- a CDS encoding ABC transporter substrate-binding protein has protein sequence MNLRTFLLGTCSAVALSGLAQAETLTIATVNNGDMIRMQKLTEDFTSKNPDIQLEWVTLEENVLRQRVTTDIATKGGQYDIMTIGTYEVPIWAKQGWLLPLDNLGADYDVDDLLPAIRSGLTIDGKLYAAPFYGESSMVMYRKDLFEKAGLTMPDAPTWEFIADAARKITDKNAEVYGICLRGKAGWGENMAFLTATANAFGARWFDENWKPQFDQPEWKNALDFYVKLMNDAGPPGASSNGFNENLSLFQTGKCGMWIDATVAASFVTNPKESTVADKVGFALAPDTGLGKRGNWLWAWNLAIPAGSQKVASAEKFISWATGKDYLKLVADKEGWANVPPGTRTSLYANPEYQKAAPFAKMTLDSINAADPKNPAVKPVPYVGVQFVAIPEFQGLGTAVGQQFSAALAGQMSVDDALASAQKLTEREMTKAGYIK, from the coding sequence ATGAACTTGAGAACTTTCCTGCTGGGCACGTGCTCGGCAGTCGCACTGTCGGGTCTGGCCCAAGCAGAAACCCTGACGATCGCGACCGTGAACAACGGCGACATGATCCGGATGCAGAAGCTGACGGAAGATTTCACGTCCAAGAATCCGGACATTCAGCTCGAGTGGGTAACGCTTGAGGAAAACGTGCTGCGCCAGCGCGTGACGACCGATATCGCCACCAAGGGCGGCCAGTACGACATCATGACGATCGGCACCTATGAAGTGCCGATCTGGGCGAAGCAGGGCTGGCTGCTGCCGCTCGACAATCTCGGCGCCGACTACGATGTCGACGACCTCTTGCCGGCGATCCGCTCCGGCCTCACCATCGACGGCAAGCTCTATGCGGCGCCCTTCTACGGCGAAAGCTCGATGGTGATGTATCGCAAGGATCTGTTCGAGAAGGCGGGGCTCACCATGCCCGACGCGCCGACCTGGGAGTTCATTGCCGACGCGGCGCGCAAGATCACCGACAAGAACGCCGAAGTCTACGGCATCTGCCTGCGCGGCAAGGCCGGCTGGGGCGAGAACATGGCCTTCCTGACGGCGACCGCGAACGCCTTTGGCGCCCGCTGGTTCGACGAGAACTGGAAGCCGCAGTTCGACCAGCCCGAATGGAAGAACGCGCTCGACTTCTACGTCAAGCTGATGAACGACGCCGGACCGCCCGGCGCATCCTCGAACGGCTTCAACGAGAACCTGTCGCTGTTCCAGACCGGCAAGTGCGGCATGTGGATCGATGCGACGGTGGCCGCTTCCTTCGTCACCAACCCGAAGGAATCGACCGTTGCCGACAAGGTCGGCTTCGCGCTGGCGCCGGACACCGGCCTTGGCAAACGCGGCAACTGGCTCTGGGCCTGGAACCTTGCGATCCCCGCGGGCTCGCAGAAGGTCGCCTCGGCCGAGAAGTTCATCTCCTGGGCAACCGGCAAGGACTATCTGAAGCTCGTCGCAGACAAGGAAGGCTGGGCGAACGTTCCTCCGGGCACGCGCACCTCGCTCTACGCCAACCCCGAGTACCAGAAGGCAGCACCCTTCGCGAAGATGACGCTCGACTCGATCAACGCGGCCGACCCGAAGAACCCGGCGGTCAAGCCGGTTCCCTATGTCGGCGTGCAGTTCGTGGCGATCCCGGAATTCCAGGGTCTCGGCACGGCGGTCGGCCAGCAGTTCTCGGCGGCTCTTGCCGGCCAGATGAGCGTCGACGACGCGCTTGCCAGCGCCCAGAAGCTGACCGAACGCGAAATGACCAAGGCCGGTTACATCAAGTAA
- a CDS encoding carbohydrate ABC transporter permease yields the protein MARNVSTQRKIVVTVVAWTIGILIFFPILWTFLTSFKTEAEAIASPPSLFFFDWTTENYHEVQSRSNYFLHFMNSVVVSFGSTLIGLIIAIPSAWAMAFSPTKRTKDVLMWMLSTKMMPSVGVLVPMYLLFRNTGLLDTRTGLVIVLTLINLPIIIWMLYTYFKEIPGEILEAARMDGASLSKEIIYVLTPMAIPGIASTLLLNIILAWNEAFWTLNLSAAKAAPLTAFIASYSSPEGLFYAKLSAASTMAIAPILILGWFSQKQLVRGLTFGAVK from the coding sequence ATGGCACGCAACGTCTCCACCCAAAGAAAGATCGTCGTGACCGTCGTCGCCTGGACGATCGGCATCCTCATCTTCTTCCCGATCCTCTGGACGTTCCTGACGAGCTTCAAGACCGAGGCCGAGGCGATCGCATCACCGCCGTCGCTGTTCTTTTTCGACTGGACGACGGAAAACTATCATGAGGTGCAAAGCCGCTCGAACTACTTCCTGCACTTCATGAACTCGGTCGTCGTCTCCTTCGGCTCGACGCTGATCGGCCTGATCATCGCCATCCCGTCCGCCTGGGCGATGGCGTTCTCGCCGACCAAGCGCACCAAGGACGTGCTCATGTGGATGCTCTCCACCAAGATGATGCCGTCGGTCGGTGTGCTGGTGCCGATGTATCTGTTGTTCCGCAACACCGGCCTGCTCGACACCCGCACCGGCCTCGTGATCGTGCTGACGCTGATCAACCTGCCGATCATCATCTGGATGCTTTACACCTACTTCAAGGAAATCCCCGGCGAGATCCTGGAGGCCGCGCGCATGGACGGTGCATCGCTCTCCAAGGAGATCATCTATGTGCTGACGCCGATGGCGATCCCGGGCATCGCCTCGACGCTGCTCTTGAACATCATCCTCGCCTGGAACGAGGCGTTCTGGACGCTGAACCTCAGTGCCGCCAAGGCAGCACCGCTGACGGCGTTCATCGCCTCCTATTCGAGCCCTGAAGGCCTGTTCTACGCCAAGCTCTCGGCCGCCTCGACCATGGCGATCGCCCCCATCCTCATACTCGGCTGGTTCTCGCAGAAGCAGCTCGTACGCGGCCTCACCTTCGGCGCGGTCAAATAA
- a CDS encoding HAD family hydrolase, which produces MADAASGLVIFDCDGVLVDSEPISLEVLVDVLSAAGVSMTTEEATERFLGRSLKSMSAILHDEYGLATDDAFLEGMRLRLYDRFRTELQPIAGIRGAVEGLKGACCVASSSQPERIRLSLTVTGLIDLFEPNIFSATMVKHGKPAPDLFLHASRQMGFVPHDCVVVEDSPAGIEAAKAAGMRVFAFAGGSHARTDKHRQSLAALSPDALFDDMGELLQFVGR; this is translated from the coding sequence ATGGCGGATGCGGCGTCCGGGCTGGTGATCTTCGACTGCGACGGGGTACTCGTCGACAGCGAGCCGATCTCGCTGGAGGTGCTGGTGGACGTGCTCTCGGCCGCCGGCGTCTCGATGACCACCGAGGAGGCGACCGAACGCTTTCTCGGACGCAGCCTCAAGAGCATGTCGGCGATCCTGCACGACGAATACGGGCTTGCCACCGACGATGCGTTTCTCGAAGGCATGCGCCTCCGGCTTTACGACCGTTTCCGCACCGAACTCCAGCCGATCGCCGGCATCCGGGGCGCCGTTGAAGGCCTGAAGGGCGCCTGTTGCGTCGCCTCTTCCAGCCAGCCCGAGCGCATCCGCCTGTCGCTGACCGTCACGGGGCTCATCGACCTCTTCGAGCCCAACATCTTCTCCGCCACCATGGTGAAACACGGCAAGCCGGCACCGGATCTCTTTCTCCACGCGAGCCGCCAGATGGGCTTCGTTCCCCACGACTGCGTCGTCGTCGAGGACAGTCCGGCCGGCATCGAAGCGGCGAAGGCGGCGGGCATGCGGGTCTTTGCCTTTGCCGGCGGCAGCCACGCGCGCACCGACAAGCACCGGCAGAGTCTTGCCGCTCTCAGTCCCGACGCGCTGTTTGACGACATGGGCGAATTGCTACAGTTTGTCGGCCGATAG
- a CDS encoding mannitol dehydrogenase family protein, which produces MTTKLSIAALDTIKAKAGVPAYDRSQLTAGIVHFGVGNFHRAHQAVYLDDLFNAGHDRDWAIIGAGVLPSDATMRAKLAAQDFLTTVVEQDNNRTGAHVTGAMIDYLEPGDVAGIVARLADPSIRIVSLTITEGGYFIDPASGVFNPTHPDIVADAQNPAAPKTVFGLIVAGLKARRGKNVPPFTVMSCDNIPGNGEVTHAAVSGLARLHDPAFADWIDANVAFPNGMVDRITPATGAREIGIVADDYGIEDAWPVFCEEFKQWVLEDHFPLGRPALEKVGVQFVPDVAPYEHMKIRILNGGHAAIAYPAALLDIHFVHEAMEEPLIRAFLAKLEHDEIIPVIPPVPNTDLCDYYKLIETRFSNPKIGDTIPRLAQDGSNRQPKFILPSTADRLARGEDVVGLSLVSALWCRYFAGTSDSGKTIAFNDQSADRLNKAALAAKDDPMAFLALGDIFGDVARSDLFRRRFADALKTLWEKGTRATLQLYLDGKLEG; this is translated from the coding sequence ATGACGACCAAACTCTCAATTGCCGCCCTCGACACGATCAAGGCCAAAGCCGGCGTGCCTGCCTACGATCGGTCGCAACTGACGGCGGGCATCGTGCATTTCGGCGTCGGCAACTTCCACCGGGCGCACCAGGCCGTCTATCTCGATGATCTTTTCAACGCCGGTCACGACAGGGACTGGGCGATCATCGGTGCCGGCGTCCTTCCCTCCGACGCAACGATGCGGGCCAAGCTCGCGGCGCAGGATTTCCTGACGACCGTCGTCGAGCAGGACAACAACCGCACAGGCGCCCATGTCACCGGCGCAATGATCGACTATCTGGAACCGGGCGACGTCGCCGGGATCGTTGCCAGGCTCGCTGATCCCTCGATCCGCATAGTCTCGCTGACCATCACTGAAGGCGGCTATTTCATCGATCCGGCCTCGGGTGTGTTCAATCCGACCCACCCCGATATCGTTGCCGATGCGCAGAACCCGGCGGCTCCGAAGACGGTGTTCGGGCTGATCGTTGCCGGGCTGAAGGCGCGCCGCGGCAAAAACGTGCCGCCGTTCACCGTGATGTCCTGCGACAACATCCCGGGCAACGGCGAGGTTACCCATGCGGCGGTTTCGGGGCTGGCCCGTCTCCATGATCCCGCCTTTGCCGACTGGATCGACGCCAATGTCGCCTTCCCGAACGGCATGGTCGACCGGATCACGCCGGCAACCGGTGCGCGCGAGATCGGCATCGTCGCCGACGACTACGGCATCGAGGATGCCTGGCCGGTGTTCTGCGAGGAATTCAAGCAGTGGGTGCTCGAAGATCACTTCCCACTCGGTCGCCCGGCCCTGGAGAAGGTCGGCGTCCAGTTCGTGCCTGACGTGGCGCCCTATGAGCACATGAAGATCCGCATTCTCAATGGCGGCCATGCGGCGATCGCCTATCCCGCCGCCTTGCTCGACATTCATTTTGTCCACGAGGCGATGGAGGAGCCGCTGATCCGCGCCTTCCTTGCCAAGCTGGAGCATGACGAGATCATCCCGGTCATTCCGCCGGTGCCGAACACCGATCTCTGCGACTATTACAAGCTGATCGAGACGCGCTTTTCCAATCCGAAGATCGGCGACACGATCCCGCGGCTGGCCCAGGACGGCTCCAACCGGCAGCCGAAGTTCATCCTGCCTTCGACGGCCGATCGGCTGGCGCGCGGCGAGGATGTCGTCGGGCTGTCGCTCGTTTCAGCGCTCTGGTGCCGATACTTTGCCGGCACGTCGGACAGCGGCAAGACGATCGCCTTCAACGACCAGAGCGCCGACCGGCTGAACAAGGCAGCGCTTGCCGCCAAGGACGACCCCATGGCCTTCCTGGCGCTCGGCGACATCTTCGGCGACGTTGCTCGCTCCGATCTCTTCCGACGTCGTTTCGCCGATGCATTGAAAACCCTCTGGGAAAAGGGTACGCGCGCTACGCTCCAGCTTTATCTGGACGGCAAGCTTGAGGGATAA
- a CDS encoding carbohydrate ABC transporter permease, translating into MATLHTRSAARLMIAPSVLLLLAWMIVPLAMTIYFSFLRYNLLMPGMEEFAGFSNYSYFLTDPAFFQALFNTLAIVLGVLFITVIGGIALALLLDQPMFGQGIVRILVIAPFLIMPTVAALVWKNMFMNPVNGLFAWIAKLFGLQPFDFLANAPLMSVILIVAWQWLPFATLILLTALQSLDEEQKEAAQMDGAGAWSRFIYLVLPHLSRAITVVILIQTIFLLSVFAEILVTTNGGPGTQSTNLTFLVYAQALLQFDVGGASAGGIIAVILANIVAFFLMRMIGKTLEA; encoded by the coding sequence ATGGCGACCTTGCACACCCGCTCCGCCGCGCGTCTGATGATTGCGCCTTCGGTGCTTCTGCTTCTGGCCTGGATGATCGTTCCGCTGGCCATGACGATCTACTTCTCGTTCCTGCGCTACAATCTTCTGATGCCGGGGATGGAGGAGTTCGCGGGCTTTTCCAACTACAGCTACTTCCTGACCGATCCCGCTTTCTTCCAGGCGCTCTTCAACACGCTGGCGATCGTGCTCGGCGTGTTGTTCATCACTGTCATCGGCGGCATCGCGCTGGCGCTTCTGCTGGACCAGCCGATGTTCGGGCAGGGGATCGTGCGCATTCTGGTCATCGCGCCGTTCCTGATCATGCCGACGGTCGCGGCACTCGTCTGGAAGAACATGTTCATGAACCCGGTCAATGGGCTCTTTGCCTGGATCGCCAAGCTCTTCGGGCTGCAGCCTTTCGACTTTCTCGCCAACGCACCCCTGATGTCGGTGATCCTGATCGTCGCCTGGCAGTGGCTGCCGTTCGCGACACTGATCCTTCTGACGGCGCTGCAGTCGCTCGACGAGGAGCAGAAGGAAGCCGCGCAGATGGACGGCGCCGGCGCCTGGAGCCGCTTCATCTACCTGGTGTTGCCGCATCTTTCTCGCGCGATCACCGTCGTCATCCTCATTCAGACGATCTTCCTGCTCTCGGTCTTTGCCGAAATTCTGGTCACCACCAATGGCGGCCCGGGCACGCAGAGCACCAACCTGACCTTCCTCGTCTATGCGCAGGCCCTGCTGCAGTTCGACGTGGGCGGTGCTTCGGCCGGCGGCATCATCGCGGTCATCCTCGCCAACATCGTCGCATTCTTCCTGATGCGCATGATCGGCAAGACGCTGGAGGCTTGA